In one Ananas comosus cultivar F153 linkage group 12, ASM154086v1, whole genome shotgun sequence genomic region, the following are encoded:
- the LOC109718539 gene encoding uncharacterized protein LOC109718539 isoform X1, producing MIEQFINFVIRPPRAEYNPDQYLWETEFTLAGRKYKRLDLELTNGRGHTLQCSHYVPSNVSEDTALPCVIYCHGNSGCRADANEAAVILLPSNITLFTLDFSGSGLSGGDYVSLGWHEKDDLKVVVSHLRSDKKVSCIGLWGRSMGAVTSLLYGAEDPSIAGMVLDSAFSNLFGLMMELVDVYKIRLPKFTVKMAIQYMRRVIQKRAKFDIMDLNTVQYAPKTFIPALFGHASADIFIQPHHCDLIYEAYAGDKNIIKFEGDHNSPRPQFYYDSVSIFFYNVLHPPQIPSILSSKLEKYYDLGDLKVSAGGNEGLLYEIITGLRATGTNSASSSSAPSNIPNGSAPKSVVELLSESISNLSVTDEKDLDFLLDHDHKLTEVDASIAEGSHLLEKSTRQNEECCSYSSSNRESWGRCSSLGGMSEGSSSGECMGTSNKKHQMTLKALATPLRRVDRKQCSKPKQKEKKKGFSIWKRPKREKLEKGDTFSQRLRLCFLGRANHKRHRSS from the exons ATGATTGAGCAATTCATCAATTTCGTGATCCGACCTCCTAG GGCAGAATATAATCCAGACCAGTATTTATGGGAGACAGAATTCACTCTTGCAGGACGAAAGTACAAACGACTAGACTTGGAG CTTACAAATGGAAGGGGTCATACCTTACAGTGCAGCCACTATGTTCCGTCCAATGTCTCAGAGGATACAGCTCTTCCCTGTGTCATTTATTGCCATGGGAATAg TGGATGTAGAGCTGATGCAAATGAAGCAGCAGTGATCCTCCTCCCTTCAAATATCACTCTGTTCACTCTTGACTTTTCTGGATCTGGACTATCTGGTGGAGATTATGTCAGCCTTGGTTGGCATGAG AAAGATGATCTCAAGGTTGTGGTCTCTCATCTACGGAGCGATAAAAAAGTCTCCTGTATAGGGCTTTGGGGACGATCCATGGGTGCTGTCACAAG CCTTTTATATGGAGCGGAAGACCCCTCGATTGCTGGCATGGTGTTGGATAGTGCCTTCTCTAACTTATTTGGTCTCATGATGGAGCTGGTTGATGTTTACAAAATCCGGCTTCCTAAGTTTACA GTCAAAATGGCTATTCAATACATGCGGCGTGTTATCCAGAAGAGGGCTAAGTTTGATATAATGGATCTGAACACTGTACAG TATGCACCCAAGACTTTTATTCCAGCGTTATTTGGGCATGCTTCTGCGGATATATTCATTCAGCCCCATCATTGTGATCTTATATACGAAGCATATGCG GGTGATAAGAATATAATCAAATTTGAGGGTGACCACAACTCCCCAAGACCACAATTTTATTATGACTCAGTTTCCATATTCTTTTATAACGTCCTTCATCCCCCTCAAATTCCTTCTATATTGTCAAGTAAGCTGGAGAAGTACTACGATTTGGGCGATTTGAAGGTTTCTGCTGGTGGCAATGAG GGTTTGTTATATGAGATCATCACTGGTCTGCGAGCAACCGGGACAAATTCTGCCAGCTCATCATCTGCTCCATCTAATATTCCCAATG GTTCGGCTCCAAAATCAGTTGTCGAGTTGCTATCAGAAAGCATATCTAACTTGTCTGTAACTGATGAGAAAGATCTG GATTTCCTGCTCGATCATGACCATAAACTTACTGAAGTGGATGCAAGTATTGCCGAAGGATCACATTTACTG GAGAAATCAACTAGGCAAAATGAGGAGTGCTGCTCCTATTCGAGCTCCAACAGAGAAAGTTGGGGAAGATGCTCTTCTTTGGGGGGCATGAGCGAGGGTTCATCCTCAGGCGAGTGCATGGGGACCTCGAATAAGAAGCATCAG ATGACACTGAAGGCACTTGCAACGCCACTAAGGCGGGTTGATCGGAAGCAGTGTTCTAAGCCGAAgcagaaggagaaaaagaagggcTTTTCTATATGGAAGAGGCCAAAACGCGAGAAGCTGGAGAAGGGGGACACATTTAGCCAACGCCTCCGCCTCTGCTTTCTCGGGCGGGCTAACCACAAAAGGCACCGATCGTCTTGA
- the LOC109718539 gene encoding uncharacterized protein LOC109718539 isoform X2, which yields MGDRIHSCRTKVQTTRLGGKYGDQLPRFLLSFYQLMISHLWQLKFCGCRADANEAAVILLPSNITLFTLDFSGSGLSGGDYVSLGWHEKDDLKVVVSHLRSDKKVSCIGLWGRSMGAVTSLLYGAEDPSIAGMVLDSAFSNLFGLMMELVDVYKIRLPKFTVKMAIQYMRRVIQKRAKFDIMDLNTVQYAPKTFIPALFGHASADIFIQPHHCDLIYEAYAGDKNIIKFEGDHNSPRPQFYYDSVSIFFYNVLHPPQIPSILSSKLEKYYDLGDLKVSAGGNEGLLYEIITGLRATGTNSASSSSAPSNIPNGSAPKSVVELLSESISNLSVTDEKDLDFLLDHDHKLTEVDASIAEGSHLLEKSTRQNEECCSYSSSNRESWGRCSSLGGMSEGSSSGECMGTSNKKHQMTLKALATPLRRVDRKQCSKPKQKEKKKGFSIWKRPKREKLEKGDTFSQRLRLCFLGRANHKRHRSS from the exons ATGGGAGACAGAATTCACTCTTGCAGGACGAAAGTACAAACGACTAGACTTGGAGGCAAGTACGGAGATCAGTTACCGAGGTTTCTTCTGTCTTTCTATCAGCTGATGATAAGCCATTTATGGCAATTGAAATTCTG TGGATGTAGAGCTGATGCAAATGAAGCAGCAGTGATCCTCCTCCCTTCAAATATCACTCTGTTCACTCTTGACTTTTCTGGATCTGGACTATCTGGTGGAGATTATGTCAGCCTTGGTTGGCATGAG AAAGATGATCTCAAGGTTGTGGTCTCTCATCTACGGAGCGATAAAAAAGTCTCCTGTATAGGGCTTTGGGGACGATCCATGGGTGCTGTCACAAG CCTTTTATATGGAGCGGAAGACCCCTCGATTGCTGGCATGGTGTTGGATAGTGCCTTCTCTAACTTATTTGGTCTCATGATGGAGCTGGTTGATGTTTACAAAATCCGGCTTCCTAAGTTTACA GTCAAAATGGCTATTCAATACATGCGGCGTGTTATCCAGAAGAGGGCTAAGTTTGATATAATGGATCTGAACACTGTACAG TATGCACCCAAGACTTTTATTCCAGCGTTATTTGGGCATGCTTCTGCGGATATATTCATTCAGCCCCATCATTGTGATCTTATATACGAAGCATATGCG GGTGATAAGAATATAATCAAATTTGAGGGTGACCACAACTCCCCAAGACCACAATTTTATTATGACTCAGTTTCCATATTCTTTTATAACGTCCTTCATCCCCCTCAAATTCCTTCTATATTGTCAAGTAAGCTGGAGAAGTACTACGATTTGGGCGATTTGAAGGTTTCTGCTGGTGGCAATGAG GGTTTGTTATATGAGATCATCACTGGTCTGCGAGCAACCGGGACAAATTCTGCCAGCTCATCATCTGCTCCATCTAATATTCCCAATG GTTCGGCTCCAAAATCAGTTGTCGAGTTGCTATCAGAAAGCATATCTAACTTGTCTGTAACTGATGAGAAAGATCTG GATTTCCTGCTCGATCATGACCATAAACTTACTGAAGTGGATGCAAGTATTGCCGAAGGATCACATTTACTG GAGAAATCAACTAGGCAAAATGAGGAGTGCTGCTCCTATTCGAGCTCCAACAGAGAAAGTTGGGGAAGATGCTCTTCTTTGGGGGGCATGAGCGAGGGTTCATCCTCAGGCGAGTGCATGGGGACCTCGAATAAGAAGCATCAG ATGACACTGAAGGCACTTGCAACGCCACTAAGGCGGGTTGATCGGAAGCAGTGTTCTAAGCCGAAgcagaaggagaaaaagaagggcTTTTCTATATGGAAGAGGCCAAAACGCGAGAAGCTGGAGAAGGGGGACACATTTAGCCAACGCCTCCGCCTCTGCTTTCTCGGGCGGGCTAACCACAAAAGGCACCGATCGTCTTGA